The following is a genomic window from Longimicrobium sp..
GGCGGCGCGGTCGGCGTCCCGCTCGTACGGGTCGTTCACCGCCCCGGCGGCGAGCTTGGGCTGGACGACCGGCGCGCGGTGCTCGCGGTAGGCCCGCATGCCGATCTGCCGCTGCAGGAGCTCCGGCGAGCCCGGCCGCGGGGCGGAGGGCGCGCGCGGCGACGGGCGGGGCCGGGTGCGTGCCCCGGTCCGCGCCGCCGTCTCCCGCTCCGCCGCGCGGCTCATCACCGCCTCCCGCGGGTGAGGGCCGCCTCGTCCCACAGCTTGCCGATCTTCTCGAACTCGCGGCGGGTGGCGCGCAGGATGTGCGCGGGCACGATCACGCCGCCGTCCGCCGCGGCCAGGAAGGCGGCGTGCAGGGCGATGTTCTTGATGTTCCCCCCCGCCACCTGGATGCGCTCGCCCAGGAGGCCGTAGTCCACCTCGCCGCCCACGGGCGCGTCGGGGGGGAAGTGCGCCTCCCAGATCCGCCGGCGGCTCGGCGCGTCGGGGAAGGGGAAGTCCACCAGGAAGCGGATGCGGCGCAGGAACGCGTCGTCCATGTTCTCGCGGAGGTTGCTGGCGAGGACGACGATCCCCGCGTACTCCTCCATCCGCTGCAGCAGGTAGCTGGTCTCGATGTTGGCGTAGCGGTCGTGCGCGTCGGCCACCTCGGTGCGCCGCCCGAAGAGCGCGTCGGCCTCGTCGAAGAAGAGGATGGCGTTGCTGTCCTCCGCCTCGGCGAAGATGCGCGACAGGTTCTTCTCCGTCTCGCCGATGTACTTGCTGACGACGCGGGCCAGGTCGACCTTGTACAGGTCCAGCCGCAGCTCGGCCGCCAGCACCTCCGCCGCCATCGTCTTCCCCGTCCCCGGGGGGCCGGAGAAGAGCGCGCTGAGCCCCCGCCCCCGCGCCAGCTTGCGCCCGAAGCCCCAGCGCTCGTACACCTGCCGGGCGTGGCGCACCTGCTCGCACATCTCCCGGAGCTGCGCCAGCCGGTCCTCCGGAAGGACGAGGTCCTCCCAGCCGTAGCGGGGCTCCACCCGGGCGGCCAGCCCGGCCAGGTTGTGCCGCGCCTGCGCCCGGCACGCCGCCGCCAGCGCCTCGAAGTCCACCGCGGCACCGTCCACGTCCGCGCGGTGCGCCGCCGCCCGCGCCGCCTCGCGCACCTGGCCCGGCGTCAGGCGGAAGCGCTCCGCCAGCCGCGCGGGGAGCTCCCCGCCGGCCCCGTCCGGCAGCGCCCCCTCCAGCGCCTGGCGCCAGGCGGCCTCGCGCTCCGGCTCGGCCGGCAGGGGGAGCGCCACGGAGTGGAAGTCCAGCCCGGCGAAGGCTTCCGGGTGCGCCCACGCCCCCTCGCCGCCCAGGAACACGAGCCAGCCGAACCACTCCGCCGAGCGCGCCAGCGCCGCCCGGAGCGCCGCCGCCGCGTCGCCCTCCCGCACGAAGACCTCCGCGGGGGCGAGGTAGAGGGGCGCCTGCAGCAGCAGGCTCTCCCGCATCGCCAGGCGCAGCAGCGCGTCCGCCTCGTCCGGGTCCGCGGGGAGGCGGTGCGCGTCGAGCGCCAGGAGCGGCGCGCCCAGCTCCGCGGCGAAGGCGGCGGCCAGCTCGCGCCGCCCCACGCCGCGGGGCCCGTGCAGGTGCACCACCAGGCAGCGCCGCGGGCCGCCGTCGGCGCCCCAGGCGCGGGCCAGGGCGCCCAGCTCGGCGCGGGCGGCGGCGTCCACGGGGAGCGCGTCCATCGGCACGGCGGCGCGGTGGAGCCGCACCAGGCTGGTGAGCCGCGCGTCGGTGGCGTCGTGGCCCAGCAGGTAGTGCAGGATGCGCGGGTCCAGCCGGAGCAGCTGCGCCAGGCCGCCGGACGCGGAGGGGCTGTGCGGGTCGTCCACGGCCTGCAGGATCCCCGCGTGCAGCAGCCGGGACTGGGGCGCCAGCAGGGCGCGGGCGCTCCACCGCTCGGCCTCGGTCTCGCAGAGCAGCTCCAGCACCAGGTCCACGCTGGGGCGGCGGCGGGTGATGTCGTCCTGCAGGTAGGCGTACACGCGGTCGTAGCCGCGGCGCAGCTCCGGCGCCAGGCAGACGAGCACGGCCTGCACCTCGAAGGCGGAGAGGCCGTACAGCCGCGCCAGCTGCGGCAGCGCCAGGGCGATCCCCCGCCGCAGGCTCCCCGCCACGCGCGCCTCGATCTCCTCCCCCCACGCCCCCAGCGCGCGGCGCAGCAGCTGCTCGTCCGCCGGCTCCCCCCCGGCCGCCTGGCCGCCGTTCAGCAGCGCGTCCACCTCCGCGTCGCTGACGCACAGCGGGCTCCCGGCGGACTCCGGCCGCCCCAGCCACCGGCGGCGCGCGGCCGCCGTGCGCAGGCGCAGCAGCAGGTTCAGCCGGTCCAGCTCGTCGGCCAGGTGCGCGAAGCCGTCGGGGTAGAACGGCTCCGCGTCCGGCGCCTCGCGCGGCTCCGGCCAGGCGTTCACGGGGTCACCTCGAAGAAGAAGGTGCGGCGGTACAGGTGCGCCACGTCTACCCGCAGGGGATACATCCCCGGCGGGAGGTCGGCCGGGACCGTCGCGGTGAAGCTGTCGCCCGCGACCGGCACGCCGTCGACGATGCGGTCGCGCAGCAGGATCACGTGCGCGTTCCAGCCGTCCAGGTGCTCGCCGTGGAAGGTGACCGTCGTCCCCGCGGGGCCGCTCGCCGGCTCCATGCGCCCCACCACGGGCGGCCGGTACGGCGCCCGCACGTCGGGCACGCCGATGCTGCGCACGCGCTCGGGGATCGGGCGCCGCCGGTCGGCCGACTGGTCCAGCTGCACGACGGAGACTTCGTAGAGCACGGAGAGGCGGAACGGCTGCGAGAAGGTGCTCCACACCTGGCTCAGCTCCTCCACGTCCAGCCCGTTCTGGACGATGGAGAGCTGCTCGCGCCCCTCGCCCAGGTCGCCCGCCAGGTACGCGTCGGGGACCACGGGGTGCTCGTAGAACACGCGCATGGCCTCGCCCAGGATCTCGTGCAGGGTGGCGTTGCCCAGGCTGCTGTCGTTGGCGGCGTACGGCGTCATCAGGTAGTACAGGTTCAGCGACAGCGGCGGCGCGACGAGCTCGCCCGGCAGCGACGCGCTCGCCTGCCAGTCCAGGTTCCGCAGGTGCGGGTTCTCCTGGATCTTGTAGAGGAACAGGTTGATGCGCCGCGGGCCGCCGCCCTCGTCCGGGGCCAGGATGGTCACGGGCACGCTGGGGGTGAGCTGCATCTCCCCCAGCAGCAGGTTGCGGAGCGACTCGCTCACGCGGCCGATGGCCGTGGACGTGCTCATCCCCCGCCCCCTAGCGCAGCACCCGCAGGTGCGCGCTGCGCAGCGTGCTGCTCGCCCAGAACGAGCGCGGCACCGCGCGCGCCGGCTCCGGCGCCGGCACCACGATCACCCGCGGCGCGGCCGGGGCGGGCGGCGCGGGGCGCGGCGGCGCGGAGGCGGCTTCCGCCGCAGGCGCGGGCGCCGCGGCCGGGGCGGGGTCCGCGCGCCGCGCCTCCCGCCGGGCGACCGCCGACCGCAGCGCCTGCACCGGCTCCCCCGCGCGCGCGTCCTCGCGCGGCTGCAGCGTGCCCGGCGCCGCGCGGCCGCCCGCCGGTGCCCGGAGCAGGGCCGGCCCTCCGGGCTCGCGGCGGTCCTCGCGCGCCCGGAGCACGGCTCCCAGCTCGCGTGCGCGCCCGGCGACCATCGCGCGCAGCCTTTCCGTCAGCGGGCCCGGCGCATCCGCGGCCTCAGGGGTCCGTCCCGGCGCGTCCTTCCCCGTCGCTCCCTGCCGCGCCGCCTCCGCCTGCGCGCTCCGATGCTGGAACGCGGGCGCGGGCCGGTGCGCGTCCGTCGAACGGCGCGTATCGGTGGATGACGGCTCGCTCTCCCGCTCGCCCGAAGCCATGGGACCGAGCTCCGGGGCTCCGTCCAGCCTGACCGGCGGCGGGACCATGCGCCGGTCGGTGACGCCGGGAATCGCGAGGCCGATCGTCCGCACCGGGCCGGAGGGTGCGTCCGGCTCGTGCGCCGCCGCGCGCCCCGCGCTCGCCGGCGCGGCCGCGAGACGTGCCTCCGGCGCGGGCGCGGCCCGTCGCGGCGGCGGCGCATCCGCTACGGCCCGCCCCTTCGGCTCCAGGCCCGGCTCCCCGCGCGAGATCACCCCCTCCGGCCGTCGCTCCTCCGCACGGGCGGACACCGGGGCGGATCGCGCGACGCCGCCGCGGTCCATCGCCTCGGCGCGCGCGGACGGCACCTCGCCCGCTCGCGCGGTGGAGGCGAGCCCCGGCACCGGTCCCGCATCGCGCCCGCGTGCATCCATGTCGGCGGCCGCGCCCGCATCTCGGCGTGGCGACGGGAGATGGGCGCCCGGTCCCCCCGCTGCCGCACGGAGCGAAGATGCCGGACGACGATCGGAAGGCGGCGCGCCCGCCGGCTGGTCCGACGCGGCACCCGGTTGCCCGCTGGCGCTGGATGCCGCCGCGCGGGGATCGCTCGAGCTGCGCGCAGACTCCAGCGCATCCTGCCCGGGGTGCCGCGCCTCCAGGCTCGCGGCGGGCGGGCTTCCGGTCCCAGCCACATGCTTTCGATCCAGGGCGGCAACGGACGGAAGCGTGGGATCGGAGGAGGCCGGGCCGCCGCTCGGACCCGCGCCACGCGCCGGCCGGGGGATCGCGACGAGCTCCGGCGACGGGATCGTGAGCGAGCGATCGACCGACGTGCGCCCTTCCAGCGCCGCGCCGGGCACCCCGGAGCTCACGATGGGCAGTGCACCCGGCCGCGCGCCCGCGTCCGCCGAAGCCGCTCGGGACGGCGCAGCACCCCGCGCATCCGCGAGCGGACGCATCTCTCCCCGACGCAGATCGGATCGAGCCGGAAGCGACGCACTCCCGTCTCCGGACCCCCGGCTCCCGTCCCCGTGCTCCGGCGCCGTGCCCTCGACCGCGGCGGAAGGAGCCGCTGCAAGCGAATCGCGGTACGATGCGCGAGGCACCATCCCATCATCCGTCCCGACCGCAGGCGGCCGCGCGGACGCCAGCGCCGCCGCACCCGCTGCCGGGATTTCGACCAGGCTGAACGCACGCTCCCGCTCACCCGCGTCGCGGCGTCCGGGATCGGCCGCGGGCGAAGGCTCCAGTCCCATGGAGCCGGGCGTGCGCGGCTCGCGCGCGGCCCGGTCGGCGTCGCGGTGCCACGGTGGAGCGGAGGCGGAGAGGTCGCCCTCGAGCGGCGGCCACCCGGCCTCGCCGGAGCCCTGCGCCGCCAGGTACGGAAGCTCCGCCGGCGGGAGAGCCGCGGGAGCGGCCACCGACGCTTCCGCGGCGGCGGGCATCCCCAGCAGCCGGCTCACGCCGCCGCGGAACGGGAACGGGCCGGTGCCGGCGGCCAGCTCGCGCAGGAGCGCATCGTCAGCCGCCGTCAGCTCCAGGGGCTCCGCGCCGGGACGAAGGGTCGTCGCGGCCGCGCCGCCATCCAGCGCATCCGAAAGAGTCGGCCCCGGCACACCGTCCGCGGCTGCGAACGCGGATTCCACCCGCGCGCCGGCTTCCACCCAACGTGCGGTGGATGTCGACGCGGGATCCGCATCGGCCGATTGTCCATAGCCGCCGTCCGCCGCCGCCACTGTGCGGGTGGGCGCGGCCGTGAGATCCACCTCGGCCGATTGTCCATAGCCACCATCTGCCGCCGTCTCCGCCGCGCGGGTGGGCGAGACCGTCAGATCCGGATCGGCAGATCGCCCGTAGCCGCCGATCGTGGCCACTTCCACCGTGCGGGTGGGCGGGGCCGCGAGATCCACCTCGGTCGATTGCCCCTGGCCGCCGCTCGCGGCCGCCGCCGCGCGGGTGGGCGAGACCGTCAGACCCGGATCGGCCGATCGCCCGTGACCGCCGTCCGTGGCCGCTTCCACCGCGCGGACGGGAGAGGCCGTGAAGTCCAGATCGGCCGCCCCCCCGTAGCCGCCATCCGGGGCCGCCTGCGCCGCGCGGGTGGGCACGACCTCGCGATCCACGCCGGCAGGCGGCCGGTAGCGGCCATCCACGCGCGGTTCCTCAAGACCGTCCCGGCCACGGCCGGCGGGCGTGAGAGCGGGAGCGGCGGAGGGCCAGGCCGCGCCGAGGAGACGCGGGCCCGCGGGGAGGGAGAGCGGAGGCTCCGCCAGCGCGGAAGGACGGTCTAGCCCGCCGGAGCCCGGCCCCCCGGCGTACGGCAGCGAGACGGGCGGCAGCGCCGGGGAAGCGGCCACGCCCGCGGCGGCCGGCATCCCCAGCAGCCGGAACACGCCGCCCCGGTACGGGAACGATCCCGCGCCGGCGGACAGCATGCCCAGCAGGTGCCCCCCGGCGGCCCGGGGCGGGTCAGACCGCATGGTTCA
Proteins encoded in this region:
- a CDS encoding ATP-binding protein, whose protein sequence is MNAWPEPREAPDAEPFYPDGFAHLADELDRLNLLLRLRTAAARRRWLGRPESAGSPLCVSDAEVDALLNGGQAAGGEPADEQLLRRALGAWGEEIEARVAGSLRRGIALALPQLARLYGLSAFEVQAVLVCLAPELRRGYDRVYAYLQDDITRRRPSVDLVLELLCETEAERWSARALLAPQSRLLHAGILQAVDDPHSPSASGGLAQLLRLDPRILHYLLGHDATDARLTSLVRLHRAAVPMDALPVDAAARAELGALARAWGADGGPRRCLVVHLHGPRGVGRRELAAAFAAELGAPLLALDAHRLPADPDEADALLRLAMRESLLLQAPLYLAPAEVFVREGDAAAALRAALARSAEWFGWLVFLGGEGAWAHPEAFAGLDFHSVALPLPAEPEREAAWRQALEGALPDGAGGELPARLAERFRLTPGQVREAARAAAHRADVDGAAVDFEALAAACRAQARHNLAGLAARVEPRYGWEDLVLPEDRLAQLREMCEQVRHARQVYERWGFGRKLARGRGLSALFSGPPGTGKTMAAEVLAAELRLDLYKVDLARVVSKYIGETEKNLSRIFAEAEDSNAILFFDEADALFGRRTEVADAHDRYANIETSYLLQRMEEYAGIVVLASNLRENMDDAFLRRIRFLVDFPFPDAPSRRRIWEAHFPPDAPVGGEVDYGLLGERIQVAGGNIKNIALHAAFLAAADGGVIVPAHILRATRREFEKIGKLWDEAALTRGRR
- a CDS encoding Pvc16 family protein, translated to MSTSTAIGRVSESLRNLLLGEMQLTPSVPVTILAPDEGGGPRRINLFLYKIQENPHLRNLDWQASASLPGELVAPPLSLNLYYLMTPYAANDSSLGNATLHEILGEAMRVFYEHPVVPDAYLAGDLGEGREQLSIVQNGLDVEELSQVWSTFSQPFRLSVLYEVSVVQLDQSADRRRPIPERVRSIGVPDVRAPYRPPVVGRMEPASGPAGTTVTFHGEHLDGWNAHVILLRDRIVDGVPVAGDSFTATVPADLPPGMYPLRVDVAHLYRRTFFFEVTP